A region from the Riemerella anatipestifer genome encodes:
- the cas9 gene encoding type II CRISPR RNA-guided endonuclease Cas9 (Cas9, originally named Csn1, is the large, multifunctional signature protein of type II CRISPR/Cas systems. It is well known even to general audiences because its RNA-guided endonuclease activity has made it a popular tool for custom editing of eukaryotic genomes.) translates to MKTILGLDLGTNSIGWALVREAKEKDEKSEIIKLGVRVNPLTVDEKTNFEAGKPLSTNADRTAKRSARRNLQRYKLRRKDLIDLLIKNQLIDKDTSLTEIGKNTTYQTLELRAKAARERIELEDLARVFLAINKKRGYKSSRKVNNEEEGQAVDGMAVAKKLYDESLTPGQYAYELLSKGKKYVPDFYRSDLQAEFDSIWEYQRQFYSHVLLNELYKELKGKNKSQTWAICKEPFAIEGIKLSEKGADLKLKKYQLRAEGLARKLDLELLAIVLQEINSDLNKSSGYLGAISDRSKELYFNKETVGENLWKQIQKNPHTSLKNQVFYRQDYLDEFEQIWETQAQFHPQLTLALKEQIRDVVIFYQRKLKSQKGLLSFCQFESWEIERKDENGNVILNKSTQLPKRQTVGRRVAPKSSPLFQEFKIWQNINNLEIVKISDRDSKNKKETEETLSDDERKLLFEELNLRGNLSQKEVLQILGLKDKECKTNFLEGLEGNRTNVALFNIYQQIAENEGYGFDWSKKSAQEIKEELKAVFSQIGIQANILDFNAELDGKEFENQASYQLWHLLYSAEEDDKINEEDQIIYGNSAVSLKKKLCEKFGFTPEYAKWIANVSLQDDYGNLSTKAMRKIIPYLIDGNDYSEACALAGYNHSNSLTKEENDNRELLDKLELLPKNSLRNPVVEKILNQMVNVVNQVIETYGKPDEVRIELARELKKSAEERAEMTKGINEATRRNEDIKKLITKDFGIPNPTKSDVVRYRLWEELAPLAYKDVFTGKQIKKEDLFSSKIDIEHIIPKALLFDDSFSNKTLAFRETNLKKADRTAYDFIESDYNTTLDDYIQRVETLYNNAKGTISKGKRNKLLMTQKNLPDGFIERDLRNSQYIAKKAKAMLQQVFKDVNVTSGSITDRLREDWDLINVMKELNFPKYKALGLTEIEERYDIGQEKPKKVEVITDWTKRNDHRHHAMDALTVAFTTHSHVQYLNNLNTIHSLKGDEVDLELSKLYGLKNTITEVVNKKRKFIPPMPSFREEAKKHIETILVSIKNKNKVYTKNINKTKKKSGHNTKEQLTPRGQLHKETVYGKSKRPMNKPTKINKNFSLEQAQLIINVQEKELVLCHLAQFDNNPAVAFDTKTLKKTPLLKNGELLKEVSCFEEIFTIRKEIVGSNPSSKQIVPDTKSINKIIDKNIQSILKKRLSDFGGNTKEAFSDLDKNPIWLNKEKGICIKRVTITGVSNAEALHHQKDHLGKEILDDKGNPIPADFVSTGNNHHLAVYLDSEGKLQDNIVSFYEAVVRTSQGLPVVDKGLNKDLGWKFLFSLKQNEMFVFSNDDFDINDFDLLDDNNAELISKHLYRVQAISKVPVGNSFARDIIFRHHIETTVERKKELKDISYIQLKSLEGLRNIKKVRINHIGKIVQVGEY, encoded by the coding sequence ATGAAAACCATACTTGGATTAGACTTAGGCACTAACTCTATCGGTTGGGCGTTGGTTAGAGAAGCAAAAGAAAAGGATGAGAAATCTGAAATTATTAAGTTAGGCGTTCGTGTAAATCCTCTAACAGTAGATGAAAAAACAAATTTTGAAGCAGGGAAACCCTTATCTACCAATGCCGATAGAACAGCTAAAAGAAGTGCAAGAAGAAATCTACAGCGCTATAAACTCAGAAGAAAAGATTTAATAGACTTGTTGATTAAAAATCAGTTGATTGATAAAGATACATCTCTAACCGAAATTGGTAAAAACACGACTTACCAAACATTAGAGTTAAGAGCCAAGGCAGCGAGAGAACGAATAGAATTAGAAGATTTAGCCCGTGTGTTTTTAGCAATTAATAAAAAGCGAGGCTACAAAAGCAGTAGAAAAGTAAATAATGAAGAAGAAGGACAAGCAGTTGATGGTATGGCTGTAGCCAAAAAGTTGTATGATGAAAGCTTAACACCAGGGCAGTACGCCTATGAATTGCTATCAAAAGGTAAAAAATATGTGCCTGATTTCTATCGCTCGGATTTGCAAGCGGAATTTGACAGCATTTGGGAATATCAAAGGCAGTTTTACTCTCATGTTCTTTTAAATGAACTGTATAAAGAGTTGAAAGGAAAAAATAAAAGTCAAACCTGGGCTATTTGTAAAGAACCCTTTGCTATTGAAGGAATTAAGCTCTCTGAAAAAGGTGCTGATTTGAAACTAAAAAAATACCAACTGCGTGCAGAAGGTTTAGCTCGAAAATTAGATTTGGAGTTGTTAGCGATTGTTTTACAGGAAATCAATAGCGACTTAAATAAATCCAGCGGGTATTTAGGAGCGATTTCAGATAGAAGCAAGGAATTGTATTTTAATAAAGAAACCGTAGGCGAAAACCTTTGGAAACAAATACAGAAAAATCCGCATACTTCACTAAAGAACCAAGTTTTCTATCGTCAAGATTATTTAGATGAATTTGAGCAAATTTGGGAAACACAAGCTCAATTTCACCCACAATTAACACTTGCCTTGAAGGAGCAAATTCGTGATGTGGTCATTTTTTATCAACGAAAATTAAAATCTCAAAAAGGTTTACTGAGTTTCTGCCAATTTGAAAGTTGGGAAATAGAACGAAAAGACGAAAATGGCAATGTTATTCTCAATAAATCCACCCAACTACCCAAAAGGCAAACGGTAGGTCGGCGTGTCGCTCCTAAATCATCACCCTTGTTTCAAGAGTTTAAAATATGGCAGAATATCAATAATTTAGAGATAGTAAAAATTAGTGATAGGGATTCAAAAAATAAAAAGGAAACAGAGGAGACTTTAAGTGATGATGAGCGAAAATTATTATTTGAGGAATTAAATCTAAGAGGAAATCTCTCACAAAAAGAAGTATTACAGATTTTAGGTTTAAAAGATAAAGAATGCAAAACGAATTTTCTAGAAGGTTTGGAAGGCAACCGAACCAATGTCGCTTTATTCAATATCTATCAGCAAATTGCAGAGAATGAGGGCTATGGATTTGATTGGTCTAAAAAATCCGCTCAAGAGATTAAGGAAGAATTAAAAGCCGTGTTTTCACAAATAGGTATTCAGGCTAATATTTTAGATTTTAATGCAGAGTTAGACGGAAAAGAATTTGAAAATCAAGCCTCTTATCAATTGTGGCATTTGTTGTATTCTGCCGAGGAAGATGATAAAATCAACGAAGAAGACCAAATCATTTACGGGAACTCTGCAGTCAGTTTAAAAAAGAAACTTTGTGAAAAATTTGGCTTTACTCCCGAATATGCCAAATGGATAGCGAATGTGTCCTTGCAAGATGATTACGGAAATTTATCAACCAAAGCGATGCGTAAAATCATTCCGTATCTTATAGACGGAAACGATTATTCGGAAGCCTGTGCATTAGCAGGGTATAATCATTCTAATAGTTTGACTAAAGAAGAAAACGATAATAGAGAATTGTTGGATAAATTAGAACTTTTACCTAAAAACAGTTTACGCAATCCTGTGGTGGAAAAAATACTTAACCAAATGGTTAATGTAGTTAATCAAGTGATTGAAACCTATGGCAAGCCTGATGAAGTGCGTATTGAATTAGCCAGAGAACTGAAAAAAAGTGCAGAGGAACGAGCTGAAATGACCAAAGGCATCAACGAAGCCACACGAAGAAATGAAGATATTAAAAAACTCATTACTAAAGATTTCGGCATTCCCAATCCTACTAAAAGCGATGTGGTTCGTTATCGTTTATGGGAAGAGTTAGCACCTTTAGCCTATAAAGATGTTTTTACTGGTAAACAAATTAAAAAGGAAGATTTATTTTCATCAAAAATAGATATAGAACACATTATTCCGAAGGCATTATTATTTGATGATTCTTTCTCTAATAAAACTTTAGCTTTTAGGGAAACCAATCTTAAAAAAGCAGACCGAACGGCTTATGATTTTATAGAAAGTGATTATAACACGACGCTTGATGATTATATTCAACGGGTAGAAACGCTTTATAATAACGCCAAAGGAACTATTTCCAAAGGTAAAAGAAATAAACTCTTGATGACTCAAAAAAATCTGCCCGATGGATTTATTGAAAGAGATTTGCGTAATAGCCAATACATTGCTAAAAAAGCAAAGGCGATGTTACAGCAAGTATTTAAGGATGTGAATGTTACCTCTGGAAGTATTACCGATAGACTGCGTGAAGATTGGGATTTAATCAATGTGATGAAAGAATTGAATTTTCCTAAATACAAAGCTTTAGGGCTGACAGAGATAGAGGAGCGTTATGATATAGGGCAAGAAAAACCAAAAAAAGTAGAAGTTATTACCGATTGGACAAAACGAAACGACCATAGGCATCATGCAATGGATGCGCTCACGGTGGCTTTTACAACCCATAGTCATGTACAGTATCTTAATAATCTAAACACGATACATTCATTAAAGGGCGATGAGGTGGATTTGGAATTGAGTAAGTTATACGGACTTAAAAACACCATTACGGAAGTGGTAAATAAAAAACGAAAATTTATTCCGCCAATGCCTAGCTTTAGAGAGGAAGCTAAAAAGCATATAGAAACCATTTTAGTTTCGATTAAAAATAAAAATAAGGTTTACACCAAAAACATCAATAAAACCAAGAAAAAGTCAGGTCACAATACCAAAGAACAACTAACGCCACGAGGACAATTGCATAAAGAAACGGTTTATGGGAAATCCAAAAGACCGATGAATAAGCCTACTAAAATCAATAAAAATTTTAGTTTAGAACAGGCTCAACTTATTATCAATGTACAGGAAAAAGAATTGGTGCTTTGTCATTTAGCTCAATTTGACAACAACCCAGCAGTTGCTTTTGATACAAAAACACTCAAAAAAACACCATTACTTAAAAATGGTGAACTCTTGAAAGAAGTGTCGTGTTTTGAGGAAATTTTTACGATCAGAAAAGAAATTGTTGGTTCTAATCCAAGCTCAAAACAAATTGTTCCTGACACTAAATCAATTAATAAAATAATCGATAAAAACATACAATCCATCTTGAAAAAACGCCTAAGTGATTTTGGAGGCAATACCAAAGAAGCCTTTTCAGATTTGGATAAAAATCCGATATGGCTCAACAAGGAAAAAGGAATTTGCATCAAGCGAGTAACCATTACAGGAGTAAGTAACGCCGAAGCGCTACATCACCAAAAAGACCATTTAGGTAAAGAAATTTTAGATGATAAAGGAAATCCTATACCTGCGGATTTTGTGAGTACAGGAAATAATCATCATTTGGCGGTATATCTTGATTCAGAAGGTAAGTTACAAGACAATATAGTTTCTTTTTATGAGGCAGTAGTGAGAACAAGTCAAGGGTTACCTGTTGTTGATAAAGGATTAAATAAAGATTTAGGATGGAAGTTTTTGTTTTCCTTAAAACAAAATGAAATGTTTGTTTTTTCTAATGATGATTTTGATATAAATGACTTTGATTTATTAGATGACAATAATGCAGAATTAATCAGTAAACATTTATACAGAGTTCAAGCAATATCCAAGGTTCCAGTAGGCAATAGTTTTGCTAGAGATATTATTTTCAGGCATCATATAGAAACAACTGTTGAAAGAAAAAAAGAATTAAAAGATATTTCTTACATTCAATTAAAAAGTTTGGAAGGGTTAAGGAATATCAAAAAAGTTCGTATTAACCATATAGGCAAAATCGTTCAAGTGGGAGAATATTAA
- a CDS encoding NAD(P)H-dependent flavin oxidoreductase → MKNRISNLFNIQYPIIQGGMVWHSGWRLASAVSNAGGLGLIGAGSMYPDVLREHLQKCKKATNKPFGVNIPMLYPNLDEIINIIMEEQIKIVFTSAGNPKTYTETLQKEGIKVAHVVSSLKFAIKCEEAGVDAVVAEGFEAGGHNGRDETTTFCLIPNVRKHISTPLIAAGGIATGQQIKAAMILGADGVQIGSRFAATTEASSHEAFKQKIVEAKEGDTQLTLKELAPVRLLKNKFFYDLEKLYENGRDTEALKQALGRARAKKGMFEGDLDEGELEIGQVSALIDDIISVDEVFKRLIKEFNECTEPFL, encoded by the coding sequence ATGAAAAATAGAATTTCAAATCTTTTCAATATACAATATCCTATCATACAAGGTGGTATGGTATGGCATAGCGGTTGGCGGTTAGCTTCTGCTGTTTCTAATGCTGGTGGTCTCGGACTGATTGGTGCCGGAAGTATGTACCCTGATGTTTTAAGAGAACACCTCCAAAAATGCAAAAAAGCCACCAACAAGCCTTTTGGTGTTAATATTCCTATGCTTTATCCTAACTTAGATGAAATCATCAACATCATTATGGAAGAGCAGATTAAAATCGTATTTACCTCAGCAGGAAACCCGAAAACTTACACCGAAACTTTACAAAAAGAAGGTATAAAAGTAGCTCACGTGGTTTCTTCTCTAAAATTTGCAATAAAATGTGAAGAAGCTGGTGTAGATGCTGTTGTTGCTGAAGGATTTGAAGCTGGAGGACATAACGGCAGAGACGAGACTACCACTTTCTGCCTTATCCCTAATGTGAGAAAACATATCAGTACTCCCCTTATTGCTGCAGGAGGCATCGCCACAGGACAACAGATAAAAGCTGCCATGATACTTGGAGCAGACGGTGTACAAATCGGTTCTAGATTTGCAGCCACAACAGAGGCGAGTTCTCATGAGGCATTTAAACAAAAAATAGTGGAGGCTAAAGAGGGAGACACTCAACTTACTTTGAAAGAACTTGCTCCCGTTAGGCTATTAAAAAACAAATTCTTCTACGACCTAGAAAAACTTTATGAAAATGGAAGGGATACAGAAGCTCTGAAACAAGCCTTAGGAAGAGCAAGAGCTAAGAAAGGTATGTTCGAAGGCGATTTAGACGAAGGCGAACTAGAAATAGGACAAGTTTCTGCTCTCATAGATGACATTATCTCGGTAGATGAAGTATTTAAAAGACTCATAAAAGAGTTCAACGAATGTACAGAACCTTTTTTATAG
- a CDS encoding enoyl-CoA hydratase/isomerase family protein — MEAFVNSEIKNHIAHITFGTPKSNSLPRHILEQLAETILSEGAKEEVKAILLKSHGEKAFCAGASFDELLEIDNLEASKRFFGGFAKVLNAMKNCGKIVVVRVQGKVTGGGVGIACAADYCFATKEAALALTEINLGIGPFVIGPFVERKIGKSQFSAMSLDTEFRSAEWAERNHIYHHISENITSMDEKLDAFLKQLSERSADALALIKKVSWEGTEHFDSIMPDRILMSASLVLEATAKENIQNIKARLAKK; from the coding sequence ATGGAAGCTTTTGTAAATTCAGAAATAAAAAATCATATTGCACATATTACTTTTGGGACGCCTAAAAGCAACTCTTTGCCAAGGCATATTTTAGAACAACTTGCTGAAACTATTTTATCCGAAGGAGCGAAAGAAGAAGTAAAGGCAATATTACTTAAATCTCACGGAGAAAAAGCGTTTTGTGCAGGTGCGAGCTTTGATGAATTACTAGAGATTGATAATTTAGAAGCTTCTAAAAGATTTTTTGGAGGATTTGCTAAGGTACTAAATGCAATGAAAAATTGTGGCAAAATAGTAGTTGTAAGAGTTCAGGGTAAGGTTACAGGCGGTGGCGTAGGCATCGCTTGTGCGGCAGACTATTGCTTCGCAACAAAAGAAGCTGCCTTAGCACTTACAGAAATCAATTTAGGTATTGGTCCATTCGTTATTGGTCCGTTTGTGGAGCGAAAGATAGGGAAATCACAGTTTTCTGCAATGTCTCTAGATACAGAGTTTAGAAGTGCCGAATGGGCAGAAAGAAATCATATCTACCATCACATTTCGGAAAATATAACTTCTATGGACGAAAAACTAGATGCGTTTTTAAAGCAGTTGTCAGAACGGAGCGCAGATGCATTGGCTCTCATTAAAAAAGTATCTTGGGAAGGTACAGAGCATTTTGACAGCATTATGCCTGACCGAATTCTAATGAGTGCAAGTCTAGTATTAGAGGCTACTGCAAAAGAAAATATACAAAATATTAAAGCACGATTAGCTAAAAAATAA
- the radA gene encoding DNA repair protein RadA: MAKLKTVYYCQNCGSQHSKWHGQCQNCGQWNTLVEEIAEKTTSKNYAGDFGRQHLINIIEVETQAEQRIKTPSEELNRVLGGGIVLGSVTLIGGEPGIGKSTLLLQLALKMKKKILYVSGEESASQIKMRADRLTELQNPNCFLYTETSIEKILHEAKKLQPDFMIVDSIQTLHSQVMESSPGTVSQIRECASEVIKFAKATNTPVFLVGHITKDGQIAGPKVLEHMVDVVLNFDGDRNHLFRLLRANKNRFGSTAEIGIYEMISAGLKEIKNPSEVLITKKSEEFSGNAVAVTLEGNRPMLLEIQALVSTAVYGTPQRSSTGFDAKRLNMLLAVLEKRSGFQLGAKDVFLNITGGIKTDDPALDLAVVAAILSSNEDIAVSEHYCFAGEIGLSGEIRPVPQIEKRISEAEKLGYHKIFVSKQNKIPKKKHNIKIVEVSKIEDFHEEIF, encoded by the coding sequence GTGGCTAAATTAAAAACAGTATATTATTGTCAGAATTGTGGTTCACAACATTCCAAATGGCACGGACAATGCCAAAATTGTGGACAATGGAACACTTTAGTGGAAGAGATTGCAGAAAAAACAACCTCTAAAAATTATGCAGGAGATTTTGGAAGACAACACCTCATCAATATCATAGAAGTAGAAACACAAGCTGAGCAACGCATTAAAACTCCAAGCGAAGAACTTAACAGAGTTTTGGGTGGTGGTATTGTTTTAGGTTCGGTAACTCTTATCGGAGGCGAACCAGGTATAGGGAAATCTACACTACTATTGCAATTAGCCCTTAAAATGAAGAAAAAAATCCTCTATGTTTCTGGGGAAGAAAGTGCCTCTCAAATCAAAATGAGAGCAGATAGACTAACGGAACTCCAAAATCCGAATTGTTTTTTATACACTGAAACTTCAATAGAGAAAATCTTACACGAAGCCAAAAAACTTCAGCCCGATTTTATGATTGTGGACTCTATACAAACCTTACATTCGCAGGTGATGGAGAGTTCCCCAGGCACAGTATCTCAAATTAGAGAATGTGCTTCAGAAGTTATAAAGTTTGCAAAAGCGACCAACACGCCTGTTTTCTTAGTGGGACATATTACTAAAGATGGACAAATAGCTGGACCAAAAGTATTGGAACATATGGTAGATGTAGTTCTTAATTTTGATGGTGATAGAAACCATTTGTTTAGACTTTTAAGAGCAAATAAAAATCGTTTTGGTTCTACTGCGGAGATTGGTATTTATGAGATGATTTCGGCGGGATTGAAAGAAATTAAAAATCCTTCGGAAGTGCTTATTACCAAAAAATCCGAAGAGTTTTCAGGTAATGCGGTGGCAGTAACGCTAGAAGGTAACCGCCCTATGTTGCTAGAAATACAAGCCCTCGTAAGTACAGCCGTGTATGGTACACCACAGAGAAGTTCTACGGGTTTTGATGCTAAAAGGCTCAATATGCTTTTGGCAGTTTTGGAGAAACGCTCTGGCTTTCAACTTGGGGCTAAAGATGTATTTTTAAATATTACTGGAGGTATTAAAACGGACGACCCCGCTCTAGATTTAGCTGTAGTTGCCGCTATCTTATCTTCCAACGAGGATATTGCAGTGTCGGAGCATTATTGTTTTGCAGGGGAAATTGGTCTTAGTGGAGAAATTCGTCCTGTGCCACAAATAGAAAAACGCATCTCCGAAGCCGAAAAACTAGGCTATCATAAAATATTTGTTTCTAAACAAAATAAGATACCAAAGAAAAAACACAATATAAAAATTGTGGAAGTTTCTAAAATAGAAGACTTTCACGAAGAGATATTTTAA
- a CDS encoding Ig-like domain-containing protein → MKKVFFLLILSLIMYSCARVGAPVGGNKDTLAPRFLGANIDSSRTKVPVLIRELRLDFDEYVNLKDVQKQLIISPPIKNIKKIIPSNLANKYVLIQWGDTLQANTTYSFNFGNAIVDNNEGNILPYFNFAFSTGEKLDSLYLAGTAQNALSTPNSEAQSKSNIVVGLYKASDSINFREKPYYITKADKDGYFELEYLAQGKYKVIAFDDENMNSVYDKSKENLSFIKDELNVTKGISGLKLTLYPPKKEVKYKEIKAIDGGLLLLFEGKPEKVDVKEITGLVQDYKVSHQKFSDSVRVWFDAQKENLSSTQGTNLKFSYDTKVKKDAVQIFYRTNPKEEFTLKNNEGHLLPPNHPFKITANMELKELNTQQWELKVDSTHQQPFKAKIAETSPNTIIIESDFQKEKKYRLFIPKESVSSFYKSNAKPYVFEFEADTPQNYGSVTIRLKNKPSVPFWIELLDQQNKVLSSRKTTEAEHKFTELKPSTYYIRILVDNNSNGIWDTADLATNTPAEDYFVFPKKIEARQLWDLVEDWELPTQETATENNNKEN, encoded by the coding sequence ATGAAAAAAGTTTTTTTTCTGCTTATCCTTAGTCTTATAATGTACTCTTGTGCCAGAGTAGGTGCTCCTGTAGGTGGCAATAAGGATACTTTAGCCCCTCGTTTTTTAGGAGCTAATATAGACAGTTCTAGAACCAAAGTGCCTGTACTTATAAGAGAATTAAGACTAGATTTTGACGAATATGTCAATTTAAAAGATGTTCAGAAGCAGCTCATTATTTCGCCACCTATTAAAAACATAAAGAAGATTATCCCTTCTAATCTTGCTAATAAATATGTGTTGATACAGTGGGGAGATACTCTACAAGCCAATACCACTTACAGCTTTAATTTTGGTAATGCCATTGTAGATAACAACGAAGGTAATATTCTACCATATTTTAATTTTGCTTTTTCTACTGGGGAAAAATTAGATAGTCTCTACCTTGCAGGAACGGCACAAAACGCTCTATCTACGCCTAACAGTGAGGCTCAATCTAAATCTAATATAGTAGTGGGGCTTTATAAGGCTTCGGATAGCATCAATTTTAGAGAAAAACCTTACTACATTACTAAAGCTGATAAAGACGGCTATTTTGAGTTGGAGTATTTAGCTCAAGGCAAATATAAAGTCATCGCTTTTGATGATGAAAATATGAACTCGGTATATGATAAAAGCAAAGAAAATTTAAGCTTTATTAAAGATGAACTTAATGTTACTAAAGGTATTTCTGGGCTTAAACTCACGCTTTATCCACCTAAAAAAGAAGTAAAATATAAAGAAATAAAAGCCATAGACGGAGGTCTCCTTCTCCTTTTTGAAGGCAAACCCGAAAAAGTAGATGTAAAGGAAATTACAGGTCTAGTACAAGATTATAAAGTTTCTCATCAGAAGTTTTCAGATTCCGTAAGGGTTTGGTTTGATGCCCAAAAGGAAAATTTAAGCTCCACCCAAGGGACTAACCTCAAATTCAGTTACGATACAAAAGTTAAAAAAGATGCCGTCCAGATATTCTATCGTACCAATCCTAAGGAAGAATTTACTCTTAAAAATAATGAGGGGCATTTACTTCCGCCCAATCACCCATTTAAGATTACAGCTAATATGGAGTTAAAAGAACTCAACACCCAACAATGGGAACTAAAGGTAGATTCTACTCATCAACAACCTTTTAAAGCAAAAATAGCCGAAACTTCGCCCAATACCATCATTATTGAAAGTGATTTTCAGAAAGAAAAAAAATACCGCCTATTTATTCCAAAAGAAAGTGTAAGTTCTTTCTATAAATCTAATGCTAAACCTTATGTTTTTGAGTTCGAGGCAGACACGCCCCAAAACTATGGCTCTGTAACAATAAGGCTTAAAAATAAACCTTCTGTTCCCTTTTGGATAGAGCTTCTAGACCAACAAAACAAAGTATTATCTAGTAGAAAAACTACCGAAGCAGAACATAAATTCACAGAACTGAAACCTAGCACTTATTATATAAGAATCTTAGTGGATAATAACAGTAACGGTATTTGGGATACCGCCGACTTAGCGACTAATACTCCTGCCGAAGATTACTTTGTTTTCCCTAAGAAAATAGAAGCTAGACAGCTATGGGATTTGGTAGAAGATTGGGAATTGCCCACACAAGAAACTGCAACAGAAAACAATAATAAAGAAAACTAA
- a CDS encoding heme-binding domain-containing protein, with protein sequence MKKIFKIALWIILGLLLIQLIPIDRTNPPVNEKDNFVRVENTPKEIEVLLKKACYDCHSNETKYPSYAYIAPISWSIKHHINEGRKHLNFSVWNTYNEYLKKGALEGSIETIKRHEMPLKGYVAQHPEAQLTQKQRQLLQDYFQKLLDEEVYKK encoded by the coding sequence ATGAAAAAAATATTTAAAATAGCATTGTGGATTATATTAGGTCTGTTACTGATACAACTTATCCCAATAGACCGCACTAACCCTCCAGTAAACGAAAAGGATAATTTTGTAAGGGTGGAAAATACGCCTAAAGAGATAGAAGTGCTTTTAAAAAAGGCTTGTTACGACTGCCATTCCAACGAAACTAAATACCCTAGTTACGCCTACATTGCACCTATATCTTGGAGCATAAAACACCATATTAACGAAGGAAGAAAGCATCTCAACTTCTCCGTGTGGAATACTTATAATGAGTATCTAAAAAAAGGAGCTTTGGAAGGAAGTATAGAAACTATAAAACGCCACGAAATGCCACTAAAAGGCTATGTAGCACAACACCCAGAAGCACAACTCACCCAAAAACAAAGACAGCTTTTGCAAGATTATTTCCAAAAACTACTAGATGAGGAGGTTTATAAAAAATAA
- a CDS encoding GLPGLI family protein produces the protein MFKKYIFTITLLLFVCIDAQVYKNDSLRGSFTYLLKSKPNNLYPENLYQELFSLQVSDNRSFFISENLLKYDSIFTSELNTAMRSGSNSINFSGKSFPKTNSKFLVVQENDKTIFYGTVGTSVLSYQEPKINSWKLVNETKIVSSFSCKKAELRFKGRDWIAWYSTEIPFPYGPYKFGGLPGLIIKMTDKKEEYDFELVKSLPSRDLKGKIVGINKKRYDNSISVTKQELEDTKDNFRKNLLQSMKNDGVVLSPEQTTALREKQKRDESEKKGYNPIELED, from the coding sequence ATGTTTAAAAAATACATTTTCACTATAACACTGCTGTTATTTGTATGCATTGATGCACAAGTATATAAAAACGATTCGTTACGCGGAAGTTTTACTTATCTATTGAAGTCTAAACCTAATAATCTTTATCCTGAAAATCTTTATCAAGAGCTATTTTCTCTTCAGGTTAGTGATAATCGCTCATTTTTTATTAGTGAAAATTTACTAAAGTACGATTCTATTTTTACTAGTGAGCTGAATACAGCTATGAGAAGCGGCTCAAATTCTATTAATTTTAGTGGTAAGTCATTTCCAAAAACAAATTCTAAATTTCTAGTCGTACAAGAAAATGATAAAACTATTTTTTATGGAACTGTAGGAACTTCTGTTCTTTCTTATCAAGAACCTAAAATCAATAGTTGGAAATTAGTTAATGAAACGAAGATAGTTAGCTCTTTTAGTTGTAAAAAAGCAGAGTTAAGATTTAAGGGTAGAGATTGGATTGCTTGGTACTCTACTGAAATTCCTTTCCCTTATGGACCTTATAAGTTTGGAGGGCTACCAGGTCTAATTATAAAAATGACTGACAAAAAAGAAGAGTACGATTTTGAGTTAGTAAAATCATTACCCAGTCGAGATTTAAAAGGAAAGATAGTAGGTATAAACAAAAAACGCTATGATAATTCTATATCTGTTACAAAGCAGGAATTAGAGGATACGAAAGATAATTTTAGGAAGAACTTATTACAATCAATGAAAAATGATGGTGTAGTTCTCTCGCCTGAACAAACCACCGCATTGAGAGAAAAACAAAAAAGAGATGAGTCGGAAAAGAAGGGATACAATCCTATTGAGTTAGAAGACTGA